GATTTGGTGCTAGTTGCTGCGTCTGCCAAAAAGTAGGTAATGAAGTATAATACGAATAGGTCAGAGCTTACTCGCACAGACTGTTTTATATCTGTGCCGTAGCCGCAAATGACGCCGTAAAAATGCACAAAGAAGAGAGTAACGCGCTCTCCACGGTCATTTAATATTATCTCCTTTGATTGCATTTCGCCTATCCGGAAATCGTTTGATGTAATGAAGTCTCCATTGTTTTCATAGCTACGGCGAATCTCTCTGTATGTATGTTCAAGCACCGGAGCATAGGATTCTCTAAATGTTATATCTGTCTTGAAAGGCTCTGTTGCCCATATTTCCTGAAATAATCCAGATCGGTTTTTAATTTTTGGCCACAAGACATTGATCATGTTGCATCCGATCAGATTGGTGCCGGATAGATAGCATTTCCTAAAGTCTACCATATTAAACGATACCTTTTCTGGTTCTACAAAATTGACATTCTCAATATGAGATTCACCCATGAATAAATAATTGACCTCTGTAGGTGGATTATTGCCAGAAGTGGACATATAAACCTGCCTAAATCCGCGGAACTTAGCTGACTTATAAAATATTGAGGAATTTAGGTTAATGCCGCTTTCAGATTTTCCGCCGAGTTGCCAATCATCACGTGCGACGATTTTTGACATATTTACGTAGCCAGAAAATATTATTGAATTAGATTCCACTTTACCTTCAAATGTGCTTTCCTGAAGTTCAACAAATCCGCGAAATCTTGTGCCCGACAAGGACAGTCTCCGTTGGAATTTTGCGCGCTTGAGGTCAATATTTCCGCAGAATTCCACTTGAGTAATATTTGCATTAGTGAATATGGAATCTGATAAATCAATATCAAAATCAAATTTCTGGTGCGATATATCTAAATCGGGGAAATTAAAACCTCTCCAATTTCCATCCTTTTTGGAAACTAATACCTGAAAGTGTCGCAGAAATTTCTTAGGATCTGCTGTTGTATCGTGAAACACGCATCTATTGGAATTTTTTTGTGCAAAGTGCTTGCACTGTACGCCTTGCCAATCGGTATATCCACACAACATTAAAGCCCCCACGATTATCAAGGCCAGCATATTGACCTGAGAGTC
The sequence above is drawn from the Emcibacter sp. SYSU 3D8 genome and encodes:
- a CDS encoding pentapeptide repeat-containing protein — protein: MLALIIVGALMLCGYTDWQGVQCKHFAQKNSNRCVFHDTTADPKKFLRHFQVLVSKKDGNWRGFNFPDLDISHQKFDFDIDLSDSIFTNANITQVEFCGNIDLKRAKFQRRLSLSGTRFRGFVELQESTFEGKVESNSIIFSGYVNMSKIVARDDWQLGGKSESGINLNSSIFYKSAKFRGFRQVYMSTSGNNPPTEVNYLFMGESHIENVNFVEPEKVSFNMVDFRKCYLSGTNLIGCNMINVLWPKIKNRSGLFQEIWATEPFKTDITFRESYAPVLEHTYREIRRSYENNGDFITSNDFRIGEMQSKEIILNDRGERVTLFFVHFYGVICGYGTDIKQSVRVSSDLFVLYFITYFLADAATSTKSAVTLLSGAASNYLSILSLQGLAAANTEPALYAISCIMRLIMAILISLMIISFRSTVRR